In one Thermanaerovibrio velox DSM 12556 genomic region, the following are encoded:
- a CDS encoding efflux RND transporter periplasmic adaptor subunit yields the protein MSFKLRSPWIAAGAAASFLLVALAVKFSGDPKTQTAGTKGIPVSVSQARVMEFNDDFSTQGSIRALRYASVTPKVDGTILEIYVREGDRVKRGDPLFKSDNVRQEEALKMAQRDLEAASFATEERQEALIRAKADLERVELDYQRFAELLKEGAISQSMFDDVFTRYRQARAMVRSAESMLSSARSSLRKAQAALGIEEKNYRDTTVYAPMDGMVSKRMAEPGEMGRPGVPVLRIDDPSSLEVQAFLPAELYPKVWTGKTSITLEDPSGLYREELTVTTKAPVVDPVTRTFEVRCRTQGSPYKVPGAMARLTVHISSRKSTGVPSKGVVQKEAGPAVYVISGDTAIEVPVATALRSNGWTEITSGDVKEGMVVAVDGASMLSNRSKVKIVRRIP from the coding sequence ATGAGTTTTAAGCTGAGGAGCCCCTGGATTGCCGCCGGGGCGGCGGCCTCGTTTTTGTTGGTTGCGCTGGCCGTTAAGTTTTCTGGGGACCCAAAGACCCAAACGGCAGGAACCAAGGGCATACCCGTTTCGGTGTCTCAAGCCCGGGTCATGGAGTTCAACGATGACTTCTCCACCCAAGGGTCCATAAGGGCCCTGCGCTACGCCTCGGTGACCCCCAAGGTGGATGGCACCATCCTGGAGATCTACGTCCGGGAGGGTGACAGGGTGAAAAGGGGGGATCCCCTGTTCAAGAGCGACAACGTGCGCCAGGAGGAGGCCCTCAAGATGGCCCAGCGGGACCTGGAGGCCGCAAGCTTCGCCACGGAGGAGCGCCAAGAGGCCCTCATCCGGGCTAAAGCGGATCTGGAGCGGGTGGAGCTGGACTACCAGAGGTTTGCAGAGCTTCTCAAGGAGGGGGCCATAAGCCAGAGCATGTTCGACGACGTTTTCACCCGGTACCGGCAAGCCCGAGCGATGGTTCGTTCAGCGGAGAGCATGCTCAGCTCTGCCCGGTCGTCCCTTAGAAAGGCCCAGGCGGCGCTGGGCATAGAGGAGAAGAACTACCGGGACACCACCGTCTACGCCCCCATGGACGGCATGGTGAGCAAGCGAATGGCGGAACCGGGGGAGATGGGGCGCCCGGGGGTGCCGGTGCTGCGCATAGACGACCCATCAAGCCTTGAGGTGCAGGCGTTCCTGCCGGCGGAGCTGTACCCAAAGGTGTGGACCGGGAAGACATCGATAACCCTGGAGGACCCCTCGGGGCTGTACCGGGAGGAGCTCACGGTGACCACGAAGGCCCCCGTGGTGGACCCGGTCACCAGGACCTTTGAGGTTCGCTGCAGGACCCAGGGCAGCCCTTACAAGGTCCCCGGGGCCATGGCGAGATTGACGGTTCACATAAGCTCCAGGAAGTCCACGGGGGTCCCCTCCAAGGGGGTTGTGCAGAAGGAGGCAGGGCCCGCGGTTTACGTCATAAGCGGTGACACCGCCATCGAAGTACCGGTGGCAACCGCCCTAAGATCCAACGGATGGACCGAGATAACCTCCGGGGACGTCAAGGAGGGGATGGTGGTTGCGGTGGACGGGGCCTCGATGCTGTCCAACCGCTCAAAGGTTAAGATCGTAAGGAGGATCCCCTGA
- a CDS encoding DUF3298 and DUF4163 domain-containing protein, which yields MTKVNRGYRAAKGTALLYLMAALLLNLLHAPAEGAPRASSVTIRREINGVKLTVEYPRVEGGAKGAAKLSINRALRQEALKAMEDMMQLVRSYGVTSNPDPKSFYGERRSSVTFLKGNFISVVNRGFISLPQLAHPFTSLSSATYDLNTGEKVTLQRLFKEGWQKRIGEAVNRIAKERMAKDELLLNEGQDLPSPEDYASSFYLKSNPMSLVVYWERYRFTPGVYGDVEFHIPLKDLEDLIRENALKPR from the coding sequence ATGACCAAGGTAAACCGTGGATACCGCGCCGCCAAGGGCACGGCCCTGCTGTACTTGATGGCGGCCCTGCTGCTGAACCTGCTGCATGCCCCGGCGGAGGGAGCCCCCAGGGCATCCAGCGTGACCATTAGGCGGGAGATAAACGGGGTTAAATTAACCGTGGAGTACCCGAGGGTCGAGGGGGGCGCAAAGGGGGCGGCTAAGCTGTCGATAAACCGGGCCCTTCGGCAGGAAGCGCTTAAAGCAATGGAGGACATGATGCAGCTCGTCCGCTCCTACGGGGTGACCTCGAACCCAGATCCAAAATCCTTCTACGGGGAGCGCAGGTCCTCGGTGACGTTCCTCAAGGGCAACTTCATCAGCGTGGTCAACCGGGGCTTCATCAGCCTCCCTCAGCTGGCACATCCATTCACATCCCTCTCCTCCGCCACCTACGACCTCAACACCGGCGAGAAGGTCACCCTCCAGCGGCTGTTCAAGGAGGGTTGGCAAAAGCGAATAGGCGAGGCGGTGAACCGCATCGCCAAGGAGAGGATGGCAAAGGACGAGCTGCTCCTCAACGAGGGACAGGACCTGCCCTCCCCGGAGGACTACGCCTCGTCCTTTTACCTAAAATCCAACCCCATGAGCCTGGTGGTGTACTGGGAGCGGTACCGTTTCACCCCCGGGGTGTACGGAGACGTGGAGTTCCATATACCCCTTAAGGACCTGGAGGACCTCATAAGGGAGAACGCCCTGAAGCCCCGTTGA
- the hisD gene encoding histidinol dehydrogenase, translating into MRHIKAPVKDRQAIRGDLYGVRDQVARIIEEVAQEGDQAVLRGSRRYDLSQGDTLKVPEDVLEESFYALEEDLKTAINTARDHIARFAELQMGCIAELEETPICPGVLLGHRVVPVDSCGCYIPGGSYPLISTVLMLAVPAKVAGVKRICACTPVKRGDRLPDRSVLGALWGAGVTEVYAAGGAHAVAAMAIGTQTIRPVDLIVGPGNKYVTEAKRQCFGRVGIDFVAGPSEVLVIAERGMGNEEFIAWDLLAQAEHDLDARSVLVTTDEELADRVTSRVERILQDLPTRDVASRSWEDNGEVLLAESMEEAVEMANRMAPEHLELLAKDPDLWIPKLRNYGSLFIGDHSAEVFGDYASGTNHTLPTAGAARYTGGLWVGNFLKVLTNQRITPMGAERLSQAAATLAEAEGLWAHRGAALARVPQGGRS; encoded by the coding sequence ATGCGTCACATAAAGGCTCCTGTAAAAGACCGCCAAGCCATCCGGGGGGATTTATACGGGGTGAGGGACCAGGTGGCCAGGATAATCGAAGAGGTGGCCCAGGAGGGGGACCAAGCGGTGCTCAGGGGCTCCCGGCGCTATGACCTGTCCCAGGGGGACACGCTGAAGGTCCCGGAGGATGTCCTTGAGGAGTCCTTCTATGCCCTGGAGGAGGATTTAAAGACGGCCATAAACACCGCCAGGGATCACATAGCCCGATTCGCGGAGCTCCAGATGGGGTGCATAGCAGAGCTTGAGGAAACCCCCATATGCCCCGGGGTTCTGCTGGGACACCGGGTGGTGCCGGTGGACTCCTGCGGCTGCTACATCCCAGGAGGCTCATACCCCTTGATATCCACGGTGCTGATGCTGGCGGTGCCCGCCAAGGTGGCGGGGGTTAAACGGATATGCGCCTGCACCCCGGTGAAGCGGGGGGACCGCTTGCCGGACCGGTCGGTGCTGGGAGCCCTTTGGGGGGCCGGCGTGACCGAGGTCTACGCCGCAGGGGGGGCCCACGCGGTGGCGGCAATGGCCATAGGGACCCAAACCATAAGGCCCGTGGACCTGATCGTGGGGCCCGGCAACAAGTACGTCACCGAGGCGAAACGGCAGTGCTTCGGCCGGGTGGGGATAGACTTCGTGGCGGGGCCCAGCGAGGTCTTGGTCATAGCGGAAAGGGGAATGGGCAACGAGGAGTTCATAGCATGGGACCTCTTGGCCCAGGCGGAGCACGACCTGGACGCCAGGTCCGTTTTGGTAACCACCGACGAAGAGCTGGCGGACCGTGTGACGTCGAGGGTGGAGCGTATCCTCCAGGACCTACCCACCCGGGACGTGGCAAGCAGATCCTGGGAGGACAACGGGGAGGTGCTCTTGGCGGAATCCATGGAGGAGGCGGTGGAGATGGCCAACCGGATGGCGCCGGAGCACCTGGAGCTCTTGGCGAAGGACCCGGACCTGTGGATACCCAAGCTCAGGAACTACGGTTCCCTTTTCATAGGGGATCACTCGGCGGAGGTGTTCGGTGACTACGCCTCCGGAACCAACCACACCCTCCCCACCGCCGGGGCGGCCCGGTACACCGGGGGGCTTTGGGTGGGGAACTTCCTGAAGGTGCTCACCAACCAGCGAATAACCCCAATGGGGGCGGAGCGTCTATCCCAGGCGGCGGCAACGCTGGCCGAGGCGGAGGGTCTATGGGCCCACCGGGGGGCCGCCCTGGCGAGGGTTCCTCAAGGAGGGAGATCTTAG
- a CDS encoding carbohydrate kinase family protein yields the protein MARVVVLGATSREISIDVSSYPKVDHLVEASHYRERTSGRGARQAVACARLKAQVSLISAVGTDGSERPVMTDLEQEKVHTRGVKVIRGGHTSLEVTLNLSFGGYGKVLYPGVSHMLSPQHVLEQGKLFEGAHCALFQLELKPETVLEGMRCAKRAGCLVLLDPYPPANLPDELWPLVDLVMPNAEELARLSQKDDPDEGARRIINWGAQAVVAHLGPLGAIVYSKGSRPRSLQAFRVDTEDHSGAGDAFAAGMAVALAEGKDIEEAARFACAAGALACTRKGTMDSFPIREEVEALLRAQPRPGSSI from the coding sequence TTGGCACGGGTAGTGGTGCTCGGAGCCACCAGCAGGGAGATATCCATAGATGTCAGCTCCTACCCAAAGGTGGATCATCTGGTGGAGGCATCCCATTACAGGGAGCGCACTTCCGGCCGGGGGGCGAGGCAAGCGGTGGCCTGCGCAAGGCTGAAGGCCCAGGTGAGCCTCATAAGCGCCGTGGGCACCGACGGCTCCGAGCGGCCGGTCATGACGGACCTGGAGCAGGAAAAGGTGCACACAAGGGGGGTTAAGGTCATAAGGGGCGGGCACACCTCCCTTGAGGTGACCCTAAACCTGTCCTTCGGGGGATACGGGAAGGTGTTATACCCAGGGGTATCCCACATGCTATCTCCGCAGCACGTGCTCGAGCAGGGTAAGCTTTTCGAGGGGGCCCACTGCGCCCTTTTCCAGCTGGAGCTGAAACCAGAGACGGTGCTGGAGGGGATGAGGTGCGCCAAGCGAGCGGGGTGCCTGGTGTTGTTGGACCCATACCCCCCAGCGAATCTGCCGGACGAGCTGTGGCCCCTGGTGGACCTGGTGATGCCAAACGCGGAGGAGCTGGCGAGGCTCTCCCAAAAGGACGACCCCGACGAGGGGGCAAGGCGCATCATAAACTGGGGGGCCCAGGCGGTGGTGGCACATCTTGGGCCCCTGGGGGCCATCGTATACTCCAAGGGCTCAAGACCGAGGTCCCTCCAGGCATTCCGGGTGGACACCGAGGACCACTCCGGGGCGGGGGACGCCTTCGCAGCGGGAATGGCGGTGGCGCTGGCGGAGGGGAAGGACATAGAGGAGGCCGCCCGCTTCGCCTGCGCCGCCGGAGCTCTGGCGTGCACCAGAAAGGGCACCATGGACAGCTTCCCCATCCGCGAGGAGGTGGAGGCCCTCTTAAGGGCCCAGCCAAGGCCTGGGTCATCGATCTGA
- a CDS encoding DsbA family oxidoreductase, translating to MPIAVFFDFSCPYCYLAWSFLRKLGYPQISLDWVPWQILPEVPEEGVKRRWSNIPHLRALGEPAGATFADLSVVPNTRKAIASYLWAKSKGFGPKAQEVLFLSFFKEGLNISDPKVIGGQFAKAGLEDPSEAFEDQGVLLELDRNDKMAEEIGVEVVPSFVRDDTVLLSWDTSFTIQDLAEHTARWR from the coding sequence GTGCCCATTGCGGTCTTCTTCGACTTCTCATGCCCCTACTGCTACCTGGCCTGGAGCTTCCTCCGGAAGCTGGGCTACCCACAGATCTCCCTGGATTGGGTACCCTGGCAGATCCTGCCGGAGGTTCCGGAGGAAGGGGTTAAGCGCCGGTGGTCCAACATCCCGCACCTCCGGGCCCTGGGAGAACCCGCGGGGGCGACCTTCGCAGACCTATCGGTGGTACCAAACACCAGGAAAGCCATCGCCTCTTACCTCTGGGCCAAGTCCAAGGGCTTCGGGCCCAAAGCCCAAGAGGTGCTCTTCCTCTCCTTCTTCAAGGAGGGGCTCAACATATCGGACCCCAAGGTCATCGGAGGCCAGTTCGCCAAGGCGGGCCTTGAGGACCCATCGGAGGCCTTCGAGGACCAGGGGGTACTCCTTGAGCTGGATAGGAACGACAAAATGGCCGAGGAGATCGGGGTGGAAGTGGTCCCCTCCTTTGTGAGAGATGACACGGTCCTGCTGAGCTGGGACACCTCCTTCACCATACAGGACCTGGCAGAGCACACGGCCCGATGGAGGTGA
- a CDS encoding lipid II flippase MurJ yields MGFLKRLFRAAAEERSSRGAAVLMLLFRLASKPFGYLRMLMMAWFFGASAGMDAYNMVIGVSGLLSGFFVSGVQSALMPAISRCHKEDEPKARDLMGFFNLVIVLLSLFIAAVVALYPEPVMGLFAPGFSGERLAVAVSLMPLGGSFIVLSAINSGLEAWSVGTERYAMLPLLGAVSSAISLVLMVGLLYLGFGIFGAAVSMASNYFLLALLSCMALGDVPLRFKRVPWGEVKGILSALPPCWIMIGVWSLYSVVDRYFASLLSIGGITHVYYAELLFGLGAGLLCNPLMVYLSKVSRDGEEAYGISKVLSIGFAYFIPLGWSAFGAAVPAVGLLFGHGAFSPEDARVTGICAAILSVFLPFYVANESFFRLAQARGCLYRVAFVVVLSAGLNAFVDWLLYRSLGAYGLMLATASSMVLGFLVYPRVLEGRWVVGVKLRWMLPQMLLGAAWGGVLMRLSLGAEGFGSRVLCVSLSLLCAVMHLLVLDKLGFYGVLPAGWRPRELMRLLGLGRLGV; encoded by the coding sequence TTGGGGTTTCTTAAGAGGCTTTTTAGGGCCGCAGCGGAGGAGAGGTCTTCTCGCGGGGCGGCGGTTTTGATGTTGCTCTTTAGGCTTGCAAGCAAGCCCTTCGGGTACCTGAGGATGCTTATGATGGCGTGGTTTTTCGGGGCCTCCGCTGGGATGGATGCCTACAACATGGTTATCGGTGTGTCCGGTCTTTTGAGCGGCTTCTTCGTCTCCGGCGTCCAAAGCGCGCTGATGCCAGCCATATCCAGGTGCCACAAGGAGGACGAGCCCAAGGCAAGGGACCTGATGGGCTTTTTCAACCTGGTTATCGTCCTTTTGTCTCTTTTTATAGCCGCTGTCGTTGCCCTTTATCCCGAGCCGGTGATGGGCCTTTTTGCCCCCGGTTTCTCTGGGGAGCGTCTTGCCGTGGCGGTGTCTCTCATGCCCCTAGGCGGGTCTTTCATCGTTCTAAGCGCCATCAACTCGGGGCTTGAGGCTTGGTCGGTTGGGACCGAGAGGTATGCGATGCTTCCTTTATTAGGCGCAGTTTCCAGTGCGATTTCGCTGGTCCTGATGGTTGGTTTGTTGTACTTGGGCTTTGGCATATTTGGAGCCGCGGTGTCCATGGCATCGAATTATTTCTTGCTGGCCTTGTTGAGCTGCATGGCATTGGGGGATGTGCCCCTTAGGTTCAAGAGGGTTCCCTGGGGGGAGGTCAAGGGGATATTGTCCGCCCTGCCCCCCTGTTGGATCATGATCGGGGTTTGGTCGTTGTACTCCGTGGTGGATAGGTATTTTGCGTCCCTTTTGTCCATCGGCGGCATCACCCATGTTTACTATGCGGAACTATTGTTTGGGCTTGGTGCGGGGCTGCTATGCAACCCCCTTATGGTTTACCTTTCAAAGGTGTCGAGGGATGGGGAGGAGGCCTATGGCATATCCAAGGTTCTTAGCATAGGTTTTGCGTACTTCATCCCCCTTGGTTGGTCGGCTTTTGGCGCTGCGGTGCCGGCGGTGGGGCTTTTGTTCGGTCACGGGGCGTTTTCCCCGGAGGATGCGAGGGTTACCGGTATTTGTGCTGCGATATTGTCTGTTTTTCTGCCTTTTTACGTGGCAAACGAATCTTTTTTTAGGTTGGCCCAGGCGAGGGGCTGTTTATACCGTGTGGCTTTCGTGGTGGTTCTCTCCGCGGGTTTGAACGCCTTTGTGGACTGGCTTCTCTATCGTTCTCTGGGGGCCTACGGGCTTATGCTGGCTACGGCTTCCTCCATGGTTTTGGGTTTCTTGGTCTATCCCCGGGTTCTTGAGGGAAGGTGGGTAGTTGGGGTTAAGCTGAGGTGGATGCTGCCGCAAATGCTTTTGGGTGCCGCTTGGGGCGGCGTTTTGATGCGGTTGTCTCTGGGGGCCGAGGGGTTTGGGTCGAGGGTGCTTTGCGTTTCGCTGAGCCTGCTTTGTGCGGTTATGCATCTGTTGGTATTGGATAAGCTCGGCTTTTACGGTGTGCTTCCTGCTGGCTGGAGGCCCAGGGAGCTGATGCGTTTGCTGGGTTTGGGGCGGTTGGGGGTGTAG
- a CDS encoding NAD-dependent 4,6-dehydratase LegB, whose product MEFLKILVTGAGGFIGSHLVEALVSKGHDVRAFVRYNSSNSWGWLESSPCRDQLEIISGDIRDYDIVRSAVRGCDMVFHLAALIGIPYSYVSPLAYVRTNVEGTYNVLQASLEWQVGRVVHTSTSEVYGTAQYVPIDESHPVNPQSPYAATKSGADQLAISYYRSFELPVTVVRPFNTYGPRQSARAIIPTVMSQILEGKRSISLGSLSPTRDLTFVSDTVSGFIAAAESPNAVGEVVNLGTGREISIGDLVKKIAGVLGVDVEVVTEECRVRPPKSEVERLCSNPSKMLSLTGWSASVALEDGLCMTADWMKENRRIYKGYIYNV is encoded by the coding sequence GTGGAGTTTCTGAAGATCTTGGTTACTGGCGCGGGTGGGTTTATAGGATCCCATTTGGTGGAGGCTCTCGTCAGCAAGGGGCATGATGTGAGGGCCTTTGTCAGATACAACTCATCTAACTCCTGGGGATGGCTGGAAAGCTCGCCTTGCAGGGATCAGTTGGAGATCATTTCCGGGGACATAAGGGACTATGACATAGTGAGGTCCGCTGTAAGGGGTTGTGATATGGTGTTTCACCTTGCGGCTCTCATAGGGATACCTTACTCGTACGTATCACCATTGGCTTACGTGAGAACTAATGTGGAGGGAACATACAACGTGCTTCAAGCTTCTTTGGAGTGGCAGGTAGGCAGGGTTGTCCATACCTCTACCAGCGAGGTCTATGGAACCGCCCAGTATGTGCCTATAGACGAGTCTCATCCAGTCAACCCCCAGTCACCCTATGCGGCCACAAAATCCGGAGCAGATCAGCTGGCCATATCTTACTACCGCTCGTTTGAGCTGCCTGTTACTGTTGTGCGGCCGTTTAACACTTATGGGCCGAGACAATCTGCCAGGGCAATAATCCCAACGGTGATGTCCCAGATTTTAGAGGGTAAACGCAGCATATCATTAGGGAGCCTCTCCCCTACCAGGGATTTAACCTTCGTATCGGATACGGTGTCTGGGTTTATAGCTGCCGCTGAGTCGCCCAATGCCGTTGGGGAGGTGGTGAACCTAGGTACGGGCAGAGAGATATCCATTGGGGATCTTGTTAAGAAGATAGCTGGCGTGTTAGGGGTTGACGTTGAGGTGGTAACTGAGGAGTGTCGCGTCCGTCCACCTAAGAGTGAGGTCGAGAGGTTATGTTCAAACCCATCGAAGATGTTGTCCCTCACTGGTTGGTCTGCCAGTGTTGCTTTGGAGGATGGGCTCTGCATGACCGCCGATTGGATGAAGGAAAACCGGCGTATTTACAAGGGATACATATACAACGTTTAA
- the neuC gene encoding UDP-N-acetylglucosamine 2-epimerase, whose translation MGYTRREGEIGLPRKIAVMTGSRAEYGLLYWLIRGIADDPDLELKLLVAGMHLSPEFGNTWMEIQRDGFEIAAKVEMLLSSDSPVGIAKSTGLGVIGFADALELIKPDILVILGDRFEALAAAVAAHILRIPVAHIHGGECTYGAMDDAFRHSITKLSQLHFVAAESYRQRVIQMGEHPNRVFLTGSPGLDHLEHISYLSAQELESDLGIGLSHPVFLVTYHPVTLHGSPETAFASLLRALDGFPEASIVFTYPNADTHGRVIVRMLEDYVSRHPERARAVASLGQRRYLSLLKHCDVVIGNSSSGITEAPSFGVPTVNIGDRQRGRLRAASVIDCEEDEGAIRGAIQRALSPEFRNSALRADNPYGKLGASRRIIKILKEFPLEGILEKGFFDLPLTADYR comes from the coding sequence ATGGGATACACCCGGAGAGAAGGGGAGATAGGTTTGCCTCGCAAAATTGCTGTGATGACTGGCAGCAGGGCGGAATACGGGCTTCTCTACTGGTTGATCAGGGGGATAGCGGATGATCCGGATCTGGAGCTGAAGCTTTTGGTTGCAGGTATGCATCTTTCCCCAGAGTTTGGGAACACTTGGATGGAGATTCAACGGGATGGTTTTGAGATAGCAGCAAAAGTAGAAATGCTGCTTTCCAGCGATTCTCCAGTTGGTATTGCCAAATCTACTGGTCTTGGTGTTATAGGTTTTGCAGACGCGCTGGAGCTGATTAAGCCGGACATCTTGGTGATACTTGGAGATAGGTTTGAGGCGTTGGCTGCCGCAGTTGCAGCCCACATCCTGCGTATTCCAGTGGCACACATTCACGGTGGGGAGTGTACCTATGGCGCCATGGATGATGCATTCCGCCATAGCATAACCAAATTATCGCAACTGCACTTTGTAGCAGCAGAGTCATATAGGCAGAGGGTCATCCAGATGGGAGAGCATCCGAATAGGGTCTTCTTGACTGGTTCTCCTGGACTGGATCACCTAGAGCACATCAGCTACCTTTCTGCTCAGGAATTGGAGAGCGACTTGGGCATTGGGCTGTCTCATCCGGTATTTCTTGTGACATATCACCCGGTAACTCTGCACGGTAGCCCCGAAACGGCCTTTGCGAGTCTCCTTAGGGCGCTGGATGGGTTCCCCGAGGCGTCCATTGTCTTTACTTATCCAAATGCTGATACCCATGGGCGGGTTATAGTGAGGATGCTTGAGGATTACGTGTCAAGACACCCTGAGAGGGCCAGAGCGGTGGCATCGTTAGGCCAGAGGAGGTATCTGAGTCTATTGAAGCATTGTGATGTGGTGATAGGCAACTCCTCTAGCGGCATTACGGAAGCTCCATCTTTTGGGGTTCCCACGGTAAACATAGGGGATCGCCAGAGGGGTAGGCTTAGGGCGGCTTCCGTAATAGATTGCGAGGAAGATGAGGGGGCGATCAGGGGGGCAATACAAAGGGCGCTGTCCCCTGAGTTCAGGAATTCGGCATTAAGGGCCGATAACCCCTACGGGAAGCTCGGGGCATCCAGGAGGATAATAAAGATCCTTAAGGAATTCCCCTTAGAGGGTATCCTTGAAAAGGGGTTCTTCGATCTTCCGCTAACCGCTGATTATAGATAG
- a CDS encoding N-acetylneuraminate synthase family protein, with amino-acid sequence MALKLVEAAAKAGADAVKFQTFKADRLVRRGTPKAAYQMETSGAYEGQYEMLRRLELSEEDHLVLIERCRELKMDFLSSPFDDDSLDFLVGSLGLRTIKMGSGEVTNAPLLLKAASMGVDVILSTGMSTLGEVEEPWPVLPSDTSR; translated from the coding sequence ATGGCTCTGAAGCTGGTTGAAGCTGCCGCCAAGGCTGGGGCGGATGCGGTTAAATTTCAGACCTTCAAGGCCGATCGGCTTGTGCGGAGAGGGACCCCCAAGGCGGCGTATCAAATGGAGACATCTGGGGCTTACGAGGGGCAGTATGAGATGCTTCGCCGTCTAGAGCTCTCGGAGGAGGATCATTTAGTCCTGATTGAGCGATGCAGGGAGTTGAAGATGGACTTCCTCTCCAGCCCGTTTGATGATGATAGTCTGGACTTTCTGGTTGGAAGCTTGGGTTTAAGGACCATAAAGATGGGATCTGGGGAGGTTACCAATGCCCCGCTTTTGCTCAAGGCGGCTAGCATGGGAGTGGATGTAATCCTTTCAACTGGCATGAGCACCCTTGGGGAGGTGGAAGAGCCCTGGCCTGTCTTGCCTTCGGATACCTCAAGGTGA
- a CDS encoding N-acetylneuraminate synthase family protein — protein MKDKPSKEALFKAYSSEEGQEVLRDRVTLLHCTTEYPAPLEGVNLRSMVTMREAFGLSVGYSDHTEGIGISLAAVALGAAVLEKHFTLDRSLPGPDHRASLEPLELAELVKSVRAVQLALGSQIKVPSSFEWENRRLVRRSVVARRTIQRGEVFAEDNLTCKRPGTGLPPSDVWRLLGKPSSRDYIDDEMVED, from the coding sequence GTGAAGGATAAGCCTTCTAAGGAGGCATTGTTCAAGGCCTACAGCTCTGAGGAGGGGCAGGAGGTTTTGCGGGATAGGGTGACGCTTCTTCACTGTACAACCGAGTATCCGGCACCCCTGGAGGGGGTAAACTTGAGGTCCATGGTTACCATGAGGGAGGCATTTGGTCTTAGTGTTGGGTACTCGGATCATACTGAGGGGATAGGAATATCCTTGGCCGCGGTGGCCCTTGGGGCTGCGGTATTGGAAAAGCACTTCACGTTGGATCGTTCCCTACCGGGGCCGGATCACCGGGCTTCGTTGGAGCCGCTGGAGTTGGCCGAGCTTGTGAAGTCGGTTAGGGCTGTTCAGTTGGCCTTGGGAAGTCAGATAAAGGTGCCATCCAGTTTCGAGTGGGAAAATCGGCGTTTGGTGAGAAGGAGCGTTGTTGCAAGGCGGACCATCCAGAGAGGGGAAGTCTTTGCGGAGGACAACCTCACGTGCAAGCGCCCGGGTACTGGGTTGCCGCCTTCTGATGTGTGGCGGTTATTGGGGAAGCCCTCCTCCAGGGATTACATTGACGATGAGATGGTAGAAGATTAG
- a CDS encoding acetyltransferase, whose protein sequence is MASSDLLQGLRLIMLGAGGHASVLLDLLSRLGHSVHGVVTPELKVGDSWEGVPVLGDDSSLERVSAHGVGLINGLGANPSCDARNRLYSRFKRLGFYFPPLVHPMAVLPQNLELPQGCQIMAGAVVQKGVVLGENSVINTRASVDHHCVIGDGAFVSPGAVLCGGVLVGRGAFIGAGAVVLPNLSVGEGALVAAGAVVVRNVSPGARVMGVPAVEG, encoded by the coding sequence ATGGCTTCTTCGGATCTGCTGCAGGGACTTAGGTTGATAATGCTTGGGGCGGGAGGCCATGCCTCGGTTCTCCTGGATCTTCTTTCTCGCTTGGGGCACTCCGTACATGGGGTAGTCACCCCTGAGCTTAAGGTGGGAGATAGCTGGGAGGGGGTTCCGGTTCTTGGGGATGACTCTTCTCTGGAGAGGGTCTCCGCGCATGGGGTGGGATTGATTAACGGTCTTGGGGCTAATCCAAGCTGTGATGCGAGGAACCGCCTTTACAGCAGGTTTAAGAGGCTTGGGTTTTACTTCCCTCCCTTGGTCCATCCCATGGCTGTTTTGCCCCAAAATTTGGAGCTGCCCCAGGGATGCCAAATCATGGCTGGTGCGGTGGTCCAAAAAGGGGTCGTGTTAGGGGAGAACAGCGTTATAAACACCAGAGCCAGTGTGGATCATCATTGTGTGATAGGAGATGGTGCCTTTGTAAGCCCCGGAGCCGTCCTGTGCGGAGGGGTATTGGTTGGCCGGGGGGCGTTTATAGGAGCTGGGGCTGTGGTGCTTCCCAATTTATCCGTGGGAGAAGGAGCTTTAGTGGCAGCAGGGGCTGTAGTGGTTCGAAACGTTTCTCCTGGTGCTAGGGTTATGGGGGTACCTGCGGTAGAGGGTTGA